From Solibacillus sp. FSL W7-1464:
GATAATTGTTACAGTAAGTAAATAAAAAGAAGCCGTTAAATAAAATTCGAAAATTTTAGAAAACGGCCGCCACTTCAATATACTGTAACATACTATTCTTCCACCATCGAGGGGCCAAATGGGGATAAGATTAATGGCCAGAATAAACAACTGAACTTCTATTAATTTCGCACTCAGCATTTCAGGCAGAAATAAACTGATAAAAATCCCTAGACAAGTAGCAACCGGCCCTCCAATGGCGATAATGATCAGCTGATTATAGGAGAGCTGCAGTTCATCCTTAATCGTCATCTCCCCGCCGTACGGAACGATTTTACATTGTGTTATTTTCGCTCCGACAAGTTTTGCAGCGATAAAATGACCTAATTCATGAAATAATAGCGAAACAATAATAATGCTGTATAAAGCAATATCTCCATATAAAACAATTGATAAGAGCAGTAACAAAAATAATGGATGAATCGTAACCTTCATCTAAATCGGCTGTTCCTTTAGCCAGCGAATCGTATCTTCCATATTCAACACTTGCCCGTCACGTTCGATCTGAATGTAGAGTTCCCCGCTTTTTTTTGTTGCGACAATTGCTCCTTTTGTAACTGTCGTATAGGGCAATACATAAAAGTCGTCCACAAACCCAAACGTAACCGTATCGCCTGTATCATAAACAATCGAAACTGTTTTCCCGTTATATTTTGTATGACCTGTAAACACAATCATTCCATCATACAATGCATTTAATACAAACGGTTCATCATACACGAGTAAATATCCGTCATTAAAACGATCAATCGTCTGAAACAGCTGTAATTGACTAATCGATATATCTGCACTAACAGGGAGCTGCTGGTCTTCATTAGATAACATATTTACGACCGCCTTTCGCATCATGACTAAATCATCCGAACTGTAGACAACGGAATGGATGACACGTTTTGTAGCGATATCCCCATAATAATTACAGCTATAAACAATAACAAAGACAATACTCGCGATGAGCCACTGCCATTTTTTCAAGCTCACCATCCAATCTTTTTGCACTAGTATATGTTAGGAACGACAATACAATTCAAGAAAGCATGTACATATAGGGGACCTAATGGCGCGGGGAGCTGGCGGTTTAGCCTAGACGGGAAGTAACCCTGCTTCAAAGTGATCCAAATTGCAAAAACCTTTAATTTCATTAACAGAAAAAAAGCTGTACAGAATAATAGCATCCCA
This genomic window contains:
- a CDS encoding site-2 protease family protein, coding for MKVTIHPLFLLLLLSIVLYGDIALYSIIIVSLLFHELGHFIAAKLVGAKITQCKIVPYGGEMTIKDELQLSYNQLIIIAIGGPVATCLGIFISLFLPEMLSAKLIEVQLFILAINLIPIWPLDGGRIVCYSILKWRPFSKIFEFYLTASFYLLTVTIIVLLYLLPQSLSLVIISLFLWSKVIGDWKYRKYRSAFEKIVMKRLT